A stretch of Nonomuraea africana DNA encodes these proteins:
- a CDS encoding DLW-39 family protein has protein sequence MKKVLVLALLALGGLLIWRKVQADRAELDLWTEATGSEN, from the coding sequence GTGAAGAAGGTGCTCGTTCTGGCGCTGCTCGCCCTCGGGGGGCTGCTCATCTGGCGCAAGGTTCAGGCCGACCGCGCCGAGCTCGACCTCTGGACCGAGGCAACCGGCAGCGAGAACTAA
- a CDS encoding HAD-IA family hydrolase — MTDIGPIKLVCLDLAGTTIGDIATVERAFAEAIATQGIVPGTGAYARAMVHVHRSRGCPKIDVFRGIFPGNEAQAQAANLTFERSYEGAIERAGLVPMPGVVEVFDKLRGAGLHVALVTGFSRTTLSRVLSVLGWHDKVDLAICPEDAGRGRPWPDMILHAVLRLGIEDVRQIAVVGDSENDMLAGRRSGASVVAGLMTGVHSRDRLVNGGATHLLHSLTELPEVVLGGERNYDPQIAKARG, encoded by the coding sequence ATGACCGACATCGGCCCCATCAAGCTGGTCTGTCTCGACCTCGCCGGCACCACGATCGGTGACATCGCCACGGTCGAACGAGCTTTCGCCGAGGCGATCGCCACCCAGGGCATCGTCCCAGGGACCGGTGCGTACGCGCGGGCCATGGTCCACGTGCACCGGTCCCGCGGGTGCCCGAAGATCGACGTCTTCCGCGGGATCTTTCCCGGAAACGAGGCCCAGGCACAGGCCGCGAACCTGACGTTCGAACGCTCCTACGAGGGCGCCATCGAGCGGGCGGGTCTCGTTCCCATGCCCGGAGTCGTGGAAGTCTTCGACAAGCTCAGGGGCGCGGGGCTCCACGTCGCGTTAGTCACAGGCTTCAGCAGAACGACCCTGAGCAGGGTGCTGAGCGTGCTGGGCTGGCACGACAAGGTCGACCTGGCCATCTGCCCCGAAGACGCCGGACGCGGGCGTCCATGGCCCGACATGATCCTCCACGCGGTGCTCCGCCTGGGGATCGAGGACGTCAGGCAGATCGCGGTGGTGGGCGACTCCGAGAACGACATGCTGGCGGGGCGAAGGTCGGGGGCCTCGGTGGTGGCCGGCCTGATGACCGGCGTCCACAGCCGAGACCGCCTGGTGAACGGCGGTGCCACGCACCTGCTCCACTCGCTGACGGAGCTCCCCGAGGTGGTCCTCGGGGGAGAGCGCAACTATGACCCACAGATTGCGAAAGCGCGTGGTTAA
- a CDS encoding site-specific integrase — MEPNLAPKTAANYEMFTRLYIVPALGAKRLDKLTVRDVQTWVNKVRASCQCCAQGKDAARPTTHSDPKKRQHCCAVGKCCKAKPSDWTVHDAYMTLRAALSNAVREEILSRNVAANVKMSVPRKRKVKPWSVDEARTFLESARTREDPMYPAYVLVLVLGLRLGEALGLRWEDVDLNNAEMTIGWQLQRVAGKLHHRRTKTDASDAVLPFPGIVTTALRARQRAREEAQEAAGEAWQETGLVFTTASGRPVEPSNFRRSFAGACDKAKIRRVHVHATRKTCASLLVALDVHPRVAMQILRHSQISVTMNVYSEVSSEETRKALKKLGDQLDS; from the coding sequence GTGGAACCGAACCTCGCGCCCAAGACGGCCGCGAACTACGAGATGTTCACCCGGCTGTACATCGTGCCTGCCCTCGGCGCGAAGCGGCTCGACAAGCTGACCGTGCGGGACGTGCAGACCTGGGTGAACAAGGTACGGGCCTCCTGCCAGTGCTGCGCCCAGGGCAAGGACGCCGCCCGGCCCACGACGCACAGTGACCCGAAGAAACGGCAGCACTGCTGCGCCGTGGGGAAGTGCTGCAAGGCCAAACCCTCGGACTGGACAGTCCACGACGCCTACATGACACTGCGGGCCGCGCTGAGCAACGCCGTGCGGGAAGAAATCCTCTCCCGGAACGTGGCGGCCAACGTCAAGATGTCGGTTCCCCGTAAGCGGAAGGTCAAGCCGTGGTCCGTCGATGAGGCGCGGACCTTCTTGGAGTCGGCCCGTACCCGCGAAGATCCGATGTACCCGGCCTACGTCCTGGTCCTCGTCCTGGGCCTGCGTCTTGGTGAGGCCCTCGGGCTCCGGTGGGAAGACGTGGACCTAAACAACGCCGAGATGACCATCGGCTGGCAGCTCCAGCGGGTCGCGGGCAAGCTTCACCATCGGCGGACCAAGACCGACGCCTCGGATGCCGTGCTGCCCTTCCCTGGGATCGTCACGACGGCGCTTCGTGCCCGTCAACGGGCACGTGAGGAAGCCCAGGAAGCCGCAGGGGAAGCCTGGCAGGAAACCGGCCTCGTCTTCACCACCGCGAGCGGCCGACCAGTCGAACCGTCGAACTTTCGGCGCAGCTTCGCGGGCGCCTGCGACAAGGCGAAGATCCGCAGGGTCCACGTCCACGCAACCCGCAAGACCTGCGCATCCCTCCTCGTGGCCCTCGACGTCCACCCGCGCGTGGCGATGCAGATCCTCCGCCACAGCCAGATCTCGGTCACGATGAACGTGTACAGCGAGGTCTCGTCGGAGGAGACGCGCAAGGCGCTGAAGAAGCTCGGTGACCAGCTGGATTCGTAG
- a CDS encoding helix-turn-helix domain-containing protein encodes MSCELLTVPEAMAILKVSRWTLYNLIRSSEITSVLVGERCRRIPASALDAYVTRLCEEAA; translated from the coding sequence ATGAGCTGTGAACTGCTCACCGTCCCTGAGGCGATGGCCATTCTCAAGGTCAGCCGGTGGACGCTCTACAACCTGATCCGCTCCAGCGAGATCACCTCAGTCCTCGTCGGCGAACGCTGCCGACGTATCCCCGCATCCGCTCTCGACGCCTACGTGACCCGACTCTGTGAGGAGGCTGCCTGA
- a CDS encoding replication initiator, whose translation MISRLHDPNFDRWAAQIKRTGGCRQPIHLRGKVEHFDQATGELLHRYSTTNEPDGVLRVPCKTRRASRCPACAETYRADTFQLVRAGLIGGKGVPSTVSTHPCLFVTLTAPSFGAVHVRREKGGKVLPCHARRDAPMCPHGRVMSCTARHGADDPRLGEPLCPDCYDYEGSVLFNAVSPELWRRFTEALRRRFARISGLTLKALREQVTIAFAKVAEYQRRGVVHFHAVIRLDGPNGPASPPPAWATPDALAQAVQHAAGAVTVDVAGRTLRWGTQLDVRRIAMNGDLTEQAVAAYIAKYATKAAECVGTLDRRINLLDDLAALPIREHARRLIAECLRLGALDNLAELRLAQWAHMLGFRGHFSTKSRRYSTTLGALRSAREEHMRSEEITTGRLPLFEEDTVLVISHWEYAGKGLSAGDQLLAAALTGTRLEGSPHEL comes from the coding sequence ATGATCTCCCGGCTCCACGATCCGAACTTCGACCGCTGGGCCGCCCAGATCAAGCGCACCGGCGGTTGCCGACAGCCCATCCACCTCCGGGGCAAGGTCGAACACTTCGACCAGGCCACCGGTGAACTCCTCCACCGCTACAGCACCACCAACGAACCGGACGGCGTCCTGCGGGTGCCCTGCAAGACCCGGCGCGCCTCCCGGTGCCCGGCCTGCGCCGAGACCTACCGGGCCGACACCTTCCAACTCGTCCGCGCGGGCCTGATCGGCGGCAAGGGCGTCCCCTCAACCGTCAGCACGCACCCGTGCCTCTTCGTCACTCTCACCGCTCCGTCCTTCGGGGCCGTCCACGTACGACGGGAGAAGGGCGGAAAGGTCCTGCCCTGCCACGCCCGCCGCGACGCGCCGATGTGCCCGCACGGGCGGGTCATGTCCTGTACGGCACGCCACGGGGCCGACGATCCCCGCCTCGGCGAACCACTCTGCCCCGACTGCTACGACTACGAGGGCTCGGTCCTGTTCAACGCCGTGTCCCCTGAGCTGTGGCGCCGCTTCACCGAAGCACTCCGCCGGCGCTTTGCCAGGATCTCCGGCCTGACCCTCAAGGCGCTGCGCGAACAGGTCACCATCGCGTTCGCCAAGGTGGCCGAATACCAGCGGCGCGGCGTCGTCCACTTCCACGCCGTGATCCGCCTCGACGGCCCCAACGGACCGGCCTCACCGCCTCCTGCGTGGGCAACACCTGACGCCCTGGCGCAAGCCGTACAGCATGCGGCGGGCGCGGTTACGGTCGACGTCGCGGGCCGCACCTTGCGGTGGGGCACTCAACTCGACGTCCGCCGCATCGCCATGAACGGCGACCTCACCGAACAAGCCGTAGCCGCCTACATCGCCAAGTACGCAACGAAAGCCGCGGAATGCGTCGGCACCCTTGACCGGCGCATCAACCTCCTCGACGACCTGGCAGCGCTCCCCATCAGGGAGCACGCCCGGCGACTCATCGCAGAGTGCCTGCGCCTGGGCGCCCTCGACAACCTGGCCGAGCTCCGGCTGGCGCAATGGGCTCACATGCTCGGCTTCCGGGGCCACTTCTCCACCAAGTCCCGCCGCTACTCCACCACCTTGGGCGCCCTGCGATCCGCCCGCGAAGAACACATGCGCTCCGAGGAGATCACCACGGGCCGCCTGCCCCTCTTCGAGGAAGACACCGTCCTCGTCATCTCGCACTGGGAGTACGCCGGTAAGGGCCTGTCCGCCGGTGACCAGCTCCTCGCCGCCGCTCTCACAGGAACCCGGCTCGAAGGGAGTCCGCATGAGCTGTGA
- a CDS encoding DUF2637 domain-containing protein: MRRLLDTGPVLVLALIAGAGSFTHIRDTAAEHGQTGWMAWAVAVCIDLTCVMAARERQRDRKTGRVRRGCVSWPVLVLSGGVVLSLAGNLAQAEPTVWGWITAATPAGAFLVAVSMLERRATVQDVPETSPVTVTASRPVPETSAKVPDRPALVPADEDDGPAPDPALVDYARRVADEHESNHGKPITRDVLRARLGISNQLASDLLRTLRTA; encoded by the coding sequence ATGCGACGCCTCCTCGACACCGGCCCCGTTCTCGTTCTGGCGCTCATCGCGGGTGCGGGTTCCTTCACCCACATCCGCGACACCGCCGCCGAGCACGGCCAAACCGGCTGGATGGCCTGGGCCGTCGCCGTCTGCATCGATCTCACCTGCGTCATGGCCGCCCGCGAGCGTCAGCGCGACAGGAAGACGGGACGGGTACGGCGGGGCTGCGTCTCCTGGCCTGTCCTCGTCCTTTCCGGCGGCGTCGTCCTGTCGCTGGCCGGCAACCTGGCGCAAGCCGAACCGACCGTCTGGGGGTGGATCACCGCTGCCACGCCAGCGGGCGCGTTCCTGGTGGCTGTCTCCATGCTCGAACGGCGGGCCACCGTTCAGGACGTCCCGGAGACGTCCCCGGTCACGGTGACGGCGTCCCGGCCCGTCCCGGAGACGTCCGCGAAAGTCCCGGACCGTCCCGCCCTCGTCCCCGCCGATGAGGACGACGGCCCCGCACCGGACCCGGCCCTCGTCGATTACGCCCGCCGCGTGGCCGACGAGCACGAGAGCAACCACGGCAAGCCCATCACCCGCGATGTCCTCCGCGCCCGCCTGGGCATCTCGAACCAACTCGCCTCCGACCTGCTCCGCACCCTGCGGACAGCCTGA
- a CDS encoding FtsK/SpoIIIE domain-containing protein, producing MSDLLIVLTVLAASAVGLWAWRRWHYPSFWLVIGYPLMAISIRASWRKVALGCNLTKKRQRWWFTTVPGLIESTGVVRVRRRFQRVSVDTKPFMWLPKPTRYGWRVTLHMLEGQIPADYADAAERLAHSWGVHAVRVSSPRPGRVILTATTRDPLSRVERFPISSELLKVTVGRLETGAPWVIDFRTVPHWMNAGATQSGKSNLANALVQGLAPQPVALVGFDLKGGVEFTPYSPRLSALATTRRECVGLLEDLEELMADRMTLCRTAGARNIWQLPEDRQPVPVVVLVDELAELYLMADKSEKDEVAKTSTALLRVAQLGRAFGIYLFCCGQRIGSDLGPGVTALRAQCSGRICHRVNDPETATMTLGDLDPAALDSARAIPAETPGVAIVASQDGQWYRARSFYVSEQAAESAAHTYADRAPSWADITGADYSELLGTIPEPRKG from the coding sequence ATGTCTGACCTGCTGATCGTGCTCACAGTCCTGGCCGCTTCGGCGGTCGGGCTGTGGGCCTGGCGCCGCTGGCACTACCCGTCCTTCTGGCTGGTCATCGGCTATCCGCTGATGGCGATCAGCATTCGCGCGTCCTGGCGCAAGGTCGCCCTCGGCTGCAACCTCACCAAGAAGCGGCAGCGGTGGTGGTTCACCACCGTCCCCGGCCTCATCGAGTCCACCGGCGTCGTCCGGGTCAGGCGCCGCTTCCAGCGGGTGTCCGTCGACACCAAGCCGTTCATGTGGCTGCCCAAGCCCACCCGGTACGGCTGGCGCGTCACCCTTCACATGCTTGAAGGCCAGATCCCTGCCGACTACGCCGACGCCGCCGAACGCCTCGCCCACTCGTGGGGCGTTCATGCGGTGCGGGTCTCCTCCCCACGTCCGGGCCGCGTGATCCTGACCGCGACCACGCGCGATCCGCTGTCGAGGGTCGAGCGCTTCCCGATCTCTTCTGAACTCCTCAAGGTCACCGTGGGCCGTCTGGAGACCGGCGCACCGTGGGTCATCGACTTCCGGACCGTCCCCCACTGGATGAACGCCGGAGCCACGCAGTCCGGCAAGTCGAACCTCGCCAATGCCCTGGTGCAAGGTCTGGCCCCTCAGCCCGTGGCGCTGGTCGGTTTCGACCTCAAGGGCGGCGTGGAGTTCACGCCCTACTCGCCGCGGCTGTCCGCGCTCGCCACGACTCGTAGGGAGTGTGTCGGCCTGCTGGAGGACCTGGAAGAACTGATGGCCGACCGGATGACGCTGTGCCGTACGGCTGGCGCCCGCAACATCTGGCAACTCCCCGAGGACCGGCAGCCCGTCCCCGTCGTGGTCCTCGTCGACGAGCTGGCTGAGCTGTACCTGATGGCCGACAAGTCCGAGAAAGACGAGGTAGCGAAGACCTCGACGGCGCTCCTACGGGTGGCGCAGCTCGGGCGGGCCTTCGGCATCTATCTGTTCTGCTGCGGTCAGCGCATCGGCTCCGACCTCGGCCCCGGCGTGACTGCTCTCCGCGCTCAGTGTTCGGGCCGGATCTGCCACCGGGTCAACGATCCCGAAACCGCGACCATGACCCTCGGCGACCTCGACCCCGCCGCCCTGGACTCCGCGCGGGCCATCCCCGCCGAGACTCCCGGAGTCGCGATCGTCGCCTCACAGGACGGCCAGTGGTACCGGGCGCGCTCCTTCTACGTCTCCGAGCAAGCCGCCGAAAGCGCCGCCCACACCTACGCCGACCGCGCCCCGTCCTGGGCGGACATCACCGGCGCCGACTACTCCGAACTGCTCGGCACCATCCCGGAACCACGGAAGGGCTGA
- a CDS encoding GntR family transcriptional regulator, with amino-acid sequence MATTDRRRPYLRIAEDIRRDIASGRYALGEQLPVARELAERYSVAMMTIGNALAVLRDEGLIETRQGAGSFVIRTPEDKVAPAPAEEHSEEFRVLSQQLREIRQHMEKLTVRLDELDARTRPEQ; translated from the coding sequence GTGGCAACCACCGACCGCCGCAGGCCGTACCTGCGCATCGCCGAGGACATCCGGCGGGACATCGCGTCCGGTCGGTACGCCCTGGGGGAGCAGCTCCCAGTAGCCCGCGAACTGGCCGAACGCTACAGCGTGGCCATGATGACCATCGGCAACGCGCTCGCCGTACTCCGCGACGAAGGACTGATCGAGACCCGCCAGGGGGCCGGAAGTTTCGTCATCCGGACCCCTGAGGACAAGGTCGCGCCAGCGCCCGCCGAGGAGCACAGCGAGGAGTTCCGCGTTCTCTCCCAGCAGTTGCGAGAGATCCGTCAACACATGGAGAAGCTGACGGTCAGGCTGGACGAACTAGACGCTCGGACTCGACCCGAGCAGTGA
- a CDS encoding helix-turn-helix domain-containing protein, producing MATEHLTPGQRIARARHRKGWDQATLAEKIGRSVSWLSKVENGRMPLDRMSVVGHIAEVLGVEISELTGQPYRHETEELDSGHSAIPGLRLALQQATMPGGAALLGGRQPRSLDDLEANVRLAEQLRQDAKFTALGDVLPSIITDLTVITADQEADRDRAEALMLRACHMARVSSNLLGHHDLGWTAVQRELVAAQRVGAPGLVAAASWDLCGVWLHEAQLDPAKSAALSALDQIEPYVGADDMVKAMWGALHLRAAVAYSRLWNQTEAESHLAEAKHVAEALPRDGNVFQTQFNRVNTTIHAVEVSMELGRPRDVITRAEHVAIAEIASSERQAHYWTCTAAGYHMNRKENEAVDALLRADRIAPQHVRNRPLVRNIVRDLRGSGPLLRQRELLNLAKVMRLP from the coding sequence GTGGCAACCGAGCATCTGACACCGGGCCAGCGCATCGCGCGGGCTCGTCACCGCAAAGGCTGGGATCAGGCCACACTCGCCGAGAAGATCGGCCGTTCCGTCTCCTGGTTGTCGAAGGTGGAGAACGGGCGGATGCCGCTCGATCGCATGAGCGTGGTCGGGCACATCGCCGAAGTTCTCGGAGTGGAGATCTCCGAGCTCACCGGCCAGCCGTACCGGCACGAGACGGAGGAACTCGACTCCGGCCACTCTGCTATCCCCGGGCTCAGGCTCGCACTCCAGCAAGCCACCATGCCCGGCGGGGCCGCACTCCTGGGTGGTAGGCAACCGCGGAGTCTCGACGATCTGGAGGCGAACGTCCGGCTCGCCGAGCAACTCCGGCAGGATGCCAAGTTCACCGCCCTTGGTGACGTGCTCCCAAGCATCATCACCGACCTCACCGTGATCACCGCCGACCAGGAAGCAGACCGTGATCGGGCTGAGGCGCTGATGCTGCGCGCATGCCATATGGCACGCGTGTCCTCCAACCTCCTTGGTCACCATGACCTCGGCTGGACGGCGGTACAGCGGGAACTCGTCGCCGCCCAGAGGGTCGGGGCGCCCGGCCTGGTCGCCGCCGCGAGCTGGGATCTGTGCGGCGTCTGGTTGCATGAGGCGCAGCTCGACCCCGCGAAGAGCGCGGCCCTGTCCGCGCTCGATCAGATAGAGCCGTACGTGGGCGCCGACGACATGGTCAAAGCGATGTGGGGAGCGCTGCACCTGCGGGCCGCCGTCGCCTACTCCCGGCTGTGGAACCAGACGGAAGCCGAGAGCCACCTTGCCGAAGCGAAGCACGTCGCGGAGGCACTCCCGAGAGACGGCAACGTCTTTCAGACCCAGTTCAACCGGGTCAACACCACCATTCACGCCGTAGAAGTCAGCATGGAGCTGGGGCGGCCTCGTGATGTGATCACGCGGGCAGAACATGTAGCGATCGCCGAGATTGCCTCGTCTGAGAGGCAGGCGCATTACTGGACCTGCACAGCAGCGGGATACCACATGAATCGGAAAGAGAACGAGGCGGTGGACGCGCTTCTACGCGCGGATCGCATTGCACCTCAGCACGTCCGCAACCGCCCCTTGGTCCGCAACATCGTGCGCGACCTCAGAGGCAGCGGGCCGCTTCTTCGCCAACGCGAACTGCTCAACCTCGCCAAGGTGATGAGGCTGCCCTGA
- a CDS encoding GntR family transcriptional regulator — protein sequence MIDWDPRLYKWEQIANVVAERIKDGTYPPLTLISEVKLQEEFDVARVTVRKAMEALREQGLITTKPGKGSIVSPQPEASA from the coding sequence GTGATCGATTGGGACCCCAGGCTCTACAAGTGGGAGCAGATAGCGAACGTCGTAGCCGAGCGCATCAAGGACGGCACCTACCCGCCGCTGACGCTCATCTCCGAAGTGAAGCTTCAGGAAGAGTTCGACGTCGCCAGGGTCACCGTACGGAAGGCGATGGAGGCCCTCAGGGAACAGGGCCTGATCACCACCAAGCCTGGCAAGGGCTCGATTGTCAGTCCGCAGCCGGAGGCCAGCGCCTGA
- a CDS encoding tyrosine-type recombinase/integrase, translating to MNEIKEPHVRRWRKKLLDGGVSEVTVAKAYRLLKAIFTTAVDDQLIKRNPCRIKGAGQEKSAERRVLSVPQVYKLVEVIEQRYRALVLLGTFASLRWGELAGLQRRDIDLDAGTIRVERQLIQITGKGLVFTDPKSEAGKRTVVIPELIIDELRAHLKDFTQEGDEGLVFAGPDNGPIRNSNFNRRVWPKALEDAGLPKIHFHDLRHTGNNLAANAGASIRELMTRMGHSSTRAAMIYQHSTDERQREVARKLDDLARGALKDRSGT from the coding sequence ATGAACGAGATCAAGGAGCCACACGTCCGCCGCTGGCGTAAGAAGCTGCTCGACGGTGGAGTCAGCGAGGTCACGGTGGCCAAGGCATACCGGCTCCTCAAGGCCATCTTCACAACCGCGGTCGATGACCAGCTCATCAAACGCAATCCATGCCGCATCAAGGGCGCGGGACAGGAGAAGTCGGCCGAGCGCCGAGTCCTCTCGGTTCCGCAGGTGTACAAGCTCGTCGAGGTCATCGAGCAGCGGTACCGCGCTCTGGTGCTGCTCGGCACGTTCGCAAGCCTGCGTTGGGGCGAACTGGCCGGCCTTCAACGACGTGACATCGATCTCGACGCCGGAACCATCCGCGTGGAACGCCAGCTGATCCAGATCACCGGGAAAGGGCTCGTGTTCACCGACCCCAAGTCGGAGGCGGGCAAACGAACTGTGGTGATCCCCGAGCTGATCATTGATGAGCTTCGCGCCCACCTGAAGGACTTCACCCAGGAGGGTGACGAGGGCTTGGTCTTCGCCGGGCCCGACAACGGCCCGATTCGCAACAGCAACTTCAACCGCCGCGTCTGGCCCAAGGCGTTGGAGGACGCGGGCCTACCGAAGATCCACTTTCACGACCTCCGGCACACCGGCAACAACCTCGCCGCCAACGCCGGAGCCTCGATCCGCGAGCTGATGACCCGCATGGGCCACTCCAGCACGCGCGCCGCGATGATCTACCAGCACTCCACCGACGAACGCCAACGCGAAGTGGCGCGCAAGCTCGACGACCTCGCCCGAGGGGCGCTCAAGGACCGATCGGGCACGTGA
- a CDS encoding helix-turn-helix domain-containing protein — MTTPRDLIQGKLLTVEEAAERLNTSVRFPRRLIEERRITFVHVGRKVRIPEAALEAFIADGVVHPITTPRRKAA, encoded by the coding sequence ATGACCACACCTCGCGACCTCATACAGGGCAAGTTGCTCACCGTCGAGGAGGCGGCCGAACGGCTCAACACCAGCGTCCGTTTCCCCCGCCGCCTGATCGAGGAACGTCGCATCACCTTCGTCCACGTCGGACGCAAGGTCCGTATCCCCGAAGCTGCCCTTGAAGCGTTCATCGCCGACGGCGTCGTCCACCCGATCACGACACCGCGCAGAAAGGCCGCGTGA
- a CDS encoding helitron helicase-like domain-containing protein: MPLVLDVAIEIAKSNGVCIRPIEVRRQDVLTGKIEPFDLPCGTTQEAKCPPCAKRNQQLRKAQCREGWHLDHEPTADPAAATDEQRWLVEFRADVQAKRDQAEEDVEDWDAAIVAIDAEINVAGMRGNLLGRRQIAKRTRSTRRRQDAPDLPKRTRRPTTLGRAFTSPQGQVYRPSMFVTLTLPSYGKIRQGVPADPSSYDYRRAARDALHFSKLVDRFVQNLRRVAGYDVQYFASVEPQKRLAPHLHMAIRGTLPRAEMKQIAAATYHQVWWPPADEVKYDRENLPVWSDEDGYLDPATGEILPTWDQALDDLEEPQHVVRFGEQADVQGVLAGSPAANKALGYLTKYLTKSLGDPLDHDDEGDQARRDHVTRMVDALRYEPCSPTCPNWLRYGVQPKDAKRGMTPGHCRGKAHRPEHLGYAGRRVLVSRKWSNKTLREHKQDRRAWALELLGLDDPAANDRHRYIWCPVSGSDPTRTTRAEQLLRGIARRQQFRASLLALEARATGEPPPTLSAMKGEVAA, from the coding sequence ATGCCCCTCGTCCTGGATGTCGCCATCGAGATCGCCAAGTCCAACGGCGTGTGCATCCGCCCCATCGAAGTCCGCCGCCAGGACGTCCTCACCGGCAAGATCGAGCCCTTCGATCTCCCGTGCGGCACCACGCAGGAAGCCAAGTGCCCGCCGTGCGCCAAGCGCAACCAGCAGCTCCGCAAGGCGCAGTGCCGGGAGGGCTGGCACCTCGACCACGAACCGACCGCCGACCCAGCCGCGGCCACCGATGAGCAACGCTGGCTGGTCGAGTTCCGCGCCGACGTCCAAGCCAAGCGCGACCAGGCGGAGGAAGACGTCGAGGACTGGGACGCCGCGATCGTCGCCATCGACGCGGAGATCAACGTGGCGGGCATGCGCGGCAACCTCCTCGGCCGCCGCCAGATCGCCAAGCGAACCCGCTCAACCCGACGCCGCCAGGACGCCCCCGACCTACCCAAGCGGACCCGCCGACCGACCACCCTCGGCCGCGCCTTCACCAGCCCACAGGGCCAGGTCTACCGGCCCTCGATGTTCGTCACGCTGACCCTTCCGTCATACGGAAAGATCCGGCAGGGCGTACCCGCCGACCCCAGCAGCTACGACTACCGGCGAGCCGCCCGCGACGCCCTGCACTTCTCCAAGCTCGTCGACCGCTTCGTGCAGAACCTCCGCCGCGTGGCCGGCTACGACGTCCAGTACTTCGCCAGCGTCGAACCACAAAAGCGCCTCGCCCCACACCTCCACATGGCCATCCGCGGCACCCTGCCACGCGCCGAGATGAAGCAGATCGCCGCCGCGACCTATCACCAGGTCTGGTGGCCACCGGCCGACGAAGTGAAGTACGACCGCGAGAACCTCCCCGTCTGGAGCGACGAAGACGGCTACCTCGACCCGGCGACGGGGGAGATCCTGCCTACCTGGGACCAGGCGCTCGACGACCTGGAGGAGCCGCAGCATGTCGTCCGCTTCGGAGAGCAGGCTGACGTGCAAGGCGTCCTCGCCGGAAGCCCCGCCGCCAACAAGGCCCTCGGCTACCTGACCAAGTACCTCACCAAGTCACTCGGCGACCCGCTCGACCATGACGACGAAGGCGACCAAGCCCGCCGCGACCACGTCACCCGCATGGTCGACGCCCTGCGCTACGAGCCGTGCTCGCCCACCTGCCCCAACTGGCTCCGCTACGGCGTCCAGCCCAAGGACGCCAAGCGGGGAATGACTCCCGGCCACTGCCGTGGCAAGGCACACCGCCCCGAACACCTCGGCTACGCAGGCCGGCGCGTCCTGGTCTCCCGCAAGTGGTCCAACAAGACCCTCCGCGAACACAAGCAGGACCGCCGCGCCTGGGCCCTGGAACTCCTCGGCCTCGACGACCCCGCCGCCAACGACCGGCACCGCTACATCTGGTGCCCGGTCTCCGGCAGCGACCCAACCCGCACGACCAGAGCCGAACAGCTCCTACGAGGCATCGCCCGACGTCAACAGTTCCGCGCAAGTCTCCTCGCCCTCGAAGCCAGAGCGACAGGCGAACCACCTCCAACCCTCTCTGCGATGAAGGGCGAGGTGGCCGCATGA